One Triticum dicoccoides isolate Atlit2015 ecotype Zavitan chromosome 3B, WEW_v2.0, whole genome shotgun sequence genomic window, NNNNNNNNNNNNNNNNNNNNNNNNNNNNNNNNNNNNNNNNNNNNNNNNNNNNNNNNNNNNNNNNNNNNNNNNNNNNNNNNNNNNNNNNNNNNNNNNNNNNNNNNNNNNNNNNNNNNNNNNNNNNNNNNNNNNNNNNNNNNNNNNNNNNNNNNNNNNNNNNNNNNNNNNNNNNNNNNNNNNNNNNNNNNNNNNNNNNNNNNNNNNNNNNNNNNNNNNNNNNNNNNNNNNNNNNNNNNNNNNNNNNNNNNNNNNNNNNNNNNNNNNNNNNNNNNNNNNNNNNNNNNNNNNNNNNNNNNNNNNNNNNNNNNNNNNNNNNNNNNNNNNNNNNNNNNNNNNNNNNNNNNNNNNNNNNNNNNNNNNNNNNNNNNNNNNNNNNNNNNNNNNNNNNNNNNNNNNNNNNNNNNNNNNNNNNNNNNNNNNNNNNNNNNNNNNNNNNNNNNNNNNNNNNNNNNNNNNNNNNNNNNNNNNNNNNNNNNNNNNNNNNNNNNNNNNNNNNNNNNNNNNNNNNNNNNNNNNNNNNNNNNNNNNNNNNNNNNNNNNNNNNNNNNNNNNNNNNNNNNNNNNNNNNNNNNNNNNNNNNNNNNNNNNNNNNNNNNNNNNNNNNNNNNNNNNNNNNNNNNNNNNNNNNNNNNNNNNNNNNNNNNNNNNNNNNNNNNNNNNNNNNNNNNNNNNNNNNNNNNNNNNNNNNNNNNNNNNNNNNNNNNNNNNNNNNNNNNNNNNNNNNNNNNNNNNNNNNNNNNNNNNNNNNNNNNNNNNNNNNNNNNNNNNNNNNNNNNNNNNNNNNNNNNNNNNNNNNNNNNNNNNNNNNNNNNNNNNNNNNNNNNNNNNNNNNNNNNNNNNNNNNNNNNNNNNNNNNNNNNNNNNNNNNNNNNNNNNNNNNNNNNNNNNNNNNNNNNNNNNNNNNNNNNNNNNNNNNNNNNNNNNNNNNNNNNNNNNNNNNNNNNNNNNNNNNNNGGGGGGGCATTGCGGTCAGGTGGGGAGAATCCGATGATCTCATTGACGCGGCCAGCACCACGCTTGAGCACCCACAGAGCCCTCTTGGTCGGGATGTGCGCCATGTCCCAGCACCACAGCCAGCACGCGAACGTCTTGGTGTGGCCACGCTCGTACGTGCGGCTGTCGAGCCGGTCGATTCGGCCGAAGTCGCCGAACGCGTCGTCCGCCCCCTCTAGGCTCCAAAACTGCATGGGCAGGTGCTCGACGATGATGCAGACGTGGAGGGACAGCTTCAAGATGGCCGCGTGATCATCCGGACTCCAGGCGTGGACGAAGTACTTGCAGCCGTCCACCTTGATGACGCCGCGGTGGCCCGCGTTGTCGCAGTGCGCTGGCAGGTCGAAGTGCACCAGGAAGGCCTCGAGGTGGTGGGTGGTGACGCAGAGCTGGTGCGTCGGGGTGCGTAGCTGCTCGTCGATGGCCTTCCCCACCGCCATGGGGCTTGTGGCATGGGCTCGATCCGTAGCCGTGAGGGTGACCGCGTGCTGCCGGAGGATGTACTCCACGTGCTCCAGGGCCGGCGTGGCAACCACCATCTTGAGGCTCTCGCGGGGCCGCTGCGCCAGATCAATGTGGGAGAAGCCAGCCATGGACGGAGCTTAGTGAGGAGGGGCCGACGGAGGCGGACGATGGTCGAAGCAGAGGCGCTCCCGCACCGGCACCCGAGCTGGCGCCGGCTTGGGTCCGGCTGGGGCGGCCCCTCCTAGGCCGCGGGAGCGGTAGGGGCTCTCTTTGGCGTAGTGGCCTTGGCGTTCACAGGAGATGCATCGAAGTGGGTCGCGGCAATCTTTGCGCCGGTGGAGTTTGCTCAGGCATCGAAAGCACTTCCCACAGAAGCGCCTTAAGAAGGCCTCGCGGCCGGGCGAAGGCATGGAGGCGCGCCCGCGGTCCGAGCGAGGAGCCCCTAAGCGCCTACTGTTGCCCGCCGGCCCCTTGCAAGCTCGCCGGTTTTTGCGCGACTGGACCTGAACCCAACCACCCGCCTCCTCCATAGGGGAGGAAATGGCAAGGTTTGATGGCGCAACGACGATGGATTTAAGGCGCTGAGacccggaggggggcggaggcagcAGATCTACCGGTCCGGAGGGAGGGGCGGCGTTGGAGGACTCACCCCGAAGCAGTAGACGCGGCGGAAGGCCCGAATCTGACAGTCGGCCAGCCGGGGGAGCCCGCGAGCGTCCGAGGCATGCGACGGACCGCCGGGCGAGGGGATGCAGGAACCAGACGCAAGGGGGGAGGCTACTACAACTCGGCCTACGGGCCCTANNNNNNNNNNNNNNNNNNNNNNNNNNNNNNNNNNNNNNNNNNNNNNNNNNNNNNNNNNNNNNNNNNNNNNNNNNNNNNNNNNNNNNNNNNNNNNNNNNNNNNNNNNNNNNNNNNNNNNNNNNNNNNNNNNNNNNNNNNNNNNNNNNNNNNNNNNNNNNNNNNNNNNNNNNNNNNNNNNNNNNNNNNNNNNNNNNNNNNNNNNNNNNNNNNNNNNNNNNNNNNNNNNNNNNNNNNNNNNNNNNNNNNNNCGGAGCGGAGCAGTCTCGTCTCTCTGACCTTTAAAATCCTTATTTTCACTCTTTCTTCGAAGTCGTGAACTAGTTCGTCGTCTCAGTCGCCAGCAAGCTTGCCATCCTCTCCAACTTGTCCAGCTTGCCGTCCTGGTTTCCTTTCCAGTCTTCAGATTACGCACAATGGATATATAGATTTTTCATCTTAATTTTGGGTCGGCCTCATGTACCCAATGGGTCAGCTAGGCCATAATTTTTTTATAAAATGGGCCGACCTATGGCCTCACATATAACCTTGGGAAGAAAGTATAGTTTTCCCTCTCAAATCCTACTTGATGGATCAATATCCCCCTAAACTCTAAAACCGGATTATTTTTCTCCTAAACTCTGTGAAACCGGATAAATGTGGCCCTCGGGTGGTTTTGGAGAggattaaaggtggttttgcttgtAACGGTGCTGACTTGGCAAAAGTAGTGTCGTCCGCTCGAGCTTGAGCTCGGCTGTGCACGCGCCTGCCAAACAGCCCCCGGCCGCAGCCCGTCAGCCTCATTCTTGCTCGTGCCCTCCCCTGGATGGCCCTGTCTCTATTGTCACAAGAACAGAACAAACAAGAAAAGTAAAATCAACCATTGATTGTAACACGAGGCTGAGTCCATGGCGTGATTTACTGAGGCCCGAGAGCTTGCAGCGCATGATGCACCAGAGACTCCTCATCGGAGTGCAACTCCAGGACGGAGAGCACTCCTAGATCATGGCCTTGCCGCACAGCACCTTGCTCAACACAGATATCAGGCCACTGCCGGCGGTGGCGCACCTCCTCTTCTTTAACCCGGCGTGGTGGCGGTGCCGTCCAGGGGAGGGCATGCACGTGAGAGAGGATGCGGGGCCACGGCCGTGGGTGGTTACAGGTTTGCATTGGGGTGGCTGGGCTGGCGCGTGGACGACCGAGctcggccatggccatggccgccGAGCTCAAGCTCGAGCGGGCGACGCCTGCCAAGTCAGCATGATTACAAGCAAAACCACCTTCAATCCACCCCAAAACCACCCCAGGGCCACATTTATCTGGTTTCGTAGAGTTCAGGGGGAAAATGATCCGGTTTTAGAGTTTAGGGGGATATTGATCCATCATGGAGGATTTTAGGGGGAAAACTATACTTTCTTCTAACCTTGGAGCCACGAGGCTAGGTCCAAGTCCAGGTCCGGGTCAGCCCATTCCCATCTTGACTTAAACCTTTTGAGGTTAGTTTGGCGCGTTCAACAATCTTAGGTTCTTGCGTGTTATTAGGAGCGACTCTTAAACCTTTGAGGTTGGTTGAGCTTGTGCAAGTTCGGTCTTCTGCAGTTTCTGCACTAGATGTATTGAGGGAGGAATATTAAGATGCAAGAGATGGATGTACAGTCAACGACTACAAAGGACTtgatgtattttttttgttttatattGGCTTTTTGTTGTTTATTTTTTTATCTGGTATACTTTGTCTAATTTATCAATAAAGAAATACTGTTTGCTCAGAAAACAAACTTAATTTTTTTCAAGTCATTCTAAAGAAAAACAAACAGTTTTCCCTAAGAAGGGGCTGGATATGTTCtctagaaaaagaagaaaaagagtttGCATAGGTACATTCTAGTAGATATGCATCTACTTGGACTACTGATACACAGTTGGTAACAGCGTAAACCATAGCAAAAGAGTTCATTTCTAATGTTCATGAATAAGATTGCACTTGTAAAGTAGAATAGTTGGGAGGTAACGTTCATACTTGTAAAATGGAAGCGGAATACTGCTCCTTCCAACCAAAAGATAACGTGATTTGTACAGGTAATAATGTCAACATACAGAAAAGCAACAGCTTTTGACGTGTAACAGGTGTAAGTCCTTACAACCAAGTCCTGATGTTTctcaaggaagacaatcaaaagaataATTTACAACAAAACTGTGGATCAAGACAAGTGGAAGCCTGGAACCACGTAAACCACCGGTTAGTTGACTGTCCGCAAATGAACAAAAGAGGTCATGCCGCGGAAGAATCTGAATTCGTCTGTGTAAGAGGTTTTACTTTCCTTGTGTGACCCAAACTGTTCACAAGGTCCCTTCGAGTGCACACAGGAAACAtgttgattcctggcatgtttaGACGCCATAGTACATATGGAAAACTGAGTTGATCCCGAGATGTGAAACGAACAACTTCATTGAACCAAGCACACATGAAATGATTCGTCAATGGGGTCAGCTCCCTCACAATGATAGAAGCTTCAGCCAAAGCTGAAAGAAACAAAAAGCTTGGTCATATTCATACCACATCCATGCTTGAGCAGAAGTTAGCCTGGAGAAAAAATCCACATGTGCAAGTTAAATTAGTCAAAATTAAACGCCTACCTTTTAATCCATGTAGTCTTTTTTCATCTGGCATGCCGTCTTGACGATATTGAGTTAGCTGAACCTCTACTTCTTCAGGAGTAGCCTTGTGCTTTTGAACAATCGCTTTCCCCTCATCATAAATGTTAGTCCGTGCTCCATGTTCAGAAATAGCAAAGGTAGAGTTTGTCCTCCAAAGAAGTGCTTCAAGCACTCCTATTGGATCTCTTCTGAATTGGTATTTAGAGTCTACCCATATAGAGTAACTTGCTTCTGGGAAAAGTCGGTGAGTCAACATCTGCAAAAATGATGCTATGCATTTTACTACCAGAATGTACATAGTTATGCAATCCTACACATAAAATTAAGGCAAAAACACAAATCAGCAGATTTAACATCTAGGCCGTTCACTTTACCAGGGGGCATAACTGAAATTATTATTACCAAATAACAGAAATAGCTAATATGGCTTACACTTTACAGAGAGACTACTTTATTAGGTCAAATCCCACATGAGCTAGTATTTTGAGAATATGGAAGCTGGCACAATGGACTATGACATCTGCAGATTTACCTTCGGTATTTTCCCATTTAGACGTTGATCTACAAAGGGGAGATTCTTGACAACAATGATACGCCACCTTCCTATCATTTCATTCTCGCCAGTTAATTTTCCTTCGGCTTCTTGAGTTGATAGTGTTACCTCATCCCAGAAAGCCACATAGCAGACCTGCTTTATCATAAGTCAATCTCTCCTGAATCCTCAGAGCCATCACATGTGATGGTTTACACAGAAGCAGCATTTCTGAGAATGCTGAATGCTGAATGCTCAAATACCTTTCCAATAGAAGAATTGACCATTCCAATAGGTTGATATAGATCATCCCCACCACCGAATGCGCAGGTAGACACAACAACTTTACAAGTTCTCATGTATCTGACATCACCAACCGAAATTTTGAAACCACCATTGTCACTATAGAAACCACAGTGCACACTAACAGTCTCATTCACCTGGAGAAGTAGTGAAACACATTAAATAGGTCTAAAATGGCATAGGTTTTTGTTACCGCAAAATAGTACATGTTAGCCAGCATAAGAACCTTGAAGCTCTCTTCTCTTTCAGGAACTGTTTGGAATCCTGTAAACAAATTGAACCTGGTAGCTTCTGCGTGCTGCAGTAAATAGGTAGAGTTTGCCTCAGAGTGGTGTGAGTCATAGTCGTCGTCATCAGTTTTGTATATAATCCTCTTGACCACAGCATTAAGTCCTGAGCCTTCATGAAATACCAAATTTTCTATACTTTTCGGGCTAAGAAACTTCAGGCACGCTGTTAACATCAAGAATACAAAACTAATCAAGTCATTATTTAGTACATAAGCCAATAATAGTCACTAGCAAACAAATTTGACATGATACGTGCTCTCTGATTTTTTGGAATAGCTTTACTTAAGTATGGACATGGGGTTTGACTTATCAAGATCCAAACATTTGGTTTGTAAGAAACTAAGAAGACTTCGAGAATCATTATCCTATTAAGGCATTTCCCAATGTGCACGATCTGCTAAGTCCAAATCTCCAGTTGCCATGATATATCCAATGGTTTGTGCAGATAAGTAGTCTAAGTAAGACACCACCATAATCTCAGCACATTCTGCAATACAGCACTCGCATTATCAAATTACTACGAAAGCCGACTCTTACAGTGCAATTTGTCAAATTCGTGGCAAACCTTATTGGGAGTTGGGAACCACAAGAGCACGGGGAATTTGGGGACGGGCTAGAGTAGATCGAAACAGAGTAAGGAACTCACGCTCGCGCACGCCATGGACGAGGCGCGTGGTCGGGTCTAGGCGGCCAAGGCTGCTCGATACTGGCGGGGCGGGGCTCGGAGAGGCACGGAGCCGCGAGGCCTCGAAGAGTAGCAGCGCGACGGCCGGGAGGAGCAGGAGGATAGGCCACCACCGGGCCACGAGCCGCACGGCGCGCTGCCCCAAGCTGCGCACCACCTTCCGTCGACCGGCGCGGGTACGCCGGGGCGCCGTGGCGCCGTCGTCGTCAGATACTGTGATGGAGATGCTCCGGATCGTCGACGACGGCATCGGGGGAAGCGGTGGTGGCGAAGTGGTGGCGCAGGTGGGTTTGCCATTCACTGGGTGGGCTTGAGCTCACTGGAAGCTGGTATGGGCTGGGTTTGTGGTGTGGTACCTTGTGCCTGGGCCCTGGATCCAACTCATATCGCCAGCTTCATTTTGATTGCCCGAGGTTACCCTCGGAGAGAATTTGCTTAAAAAAAACTCAGAAAGAAAATGCTAGGTAAGGGCATCTCCCTCCAAACCGGTCACCACAGATAAAAGACCAGTCCACGAACACGAATGCGGGAGCCGGTCATTCAACGCTatccacatactccctccgttcctaaatattgtcattttagagatttcaaatagactattacatacagatgtatataaacatattttagagtatagattcactcattttgctccgtatgtagtcacttgttgagatctctagaaagacaaatatttaggaacggagggagtacatttcaaACCAGATTTCAACTAACCGGGTGATTTTCATCAAACATGGCGGAATTCATCAAAGTTTGGATAGAGAAAAAAACACAAATCATCCATAAATAGCATGCAAATATGTTTAGTACAACAATAGTTCAAATTCAACGAGATTAACCAAATATGGATCATGTTATCCCACACATACTACTCGTTGTGGGTCCCAACAGAACATTCTTCTGCTATATATtgccatttgccctagaaaaataaaataagaagAAGAGTTTCGGGACTTTCTGCCACCGTCTCGAGGTGAAACCAGGGGAAGACCATCTCATCTAtagaccctaattcatctcttgtgttcagtctttgaatcaaacctcatattggtacctaggGTGCTTGTCGGTACTAAAAGCGGCAGATCTCAGACAGGGGggcccgagctgtggatcttgaaAGAATGGTGAACAGGAGACAAGGGAggcaatgtttacccatgttcgggccctctcgaagaggtaaaaccctaggtgCTACATGATTATATTGATGATGGAGTATCGAGTATATGTTGATCAAACCCGGGATCGTATGTTGTGTTCTAAACGCCAAGGCTGGTAATTGTGATCgtgtctctacggactaaatcctctagtttatataggcaccagggaTATCTAGGGTTGCACATGGTCACTTGCCAACTAGGAATAAACGTGCTCACATTTGGAGTTGTCCTTGAAGTACACGCCAAGTCTTCGGCAATATCTGTCTACACGACTGATTTTGAGGCTTCCGGGGTCCTTCCTTGTTTGAGATCGGTGGGCCGTAGGCTCGGCCAAGGGACTGTAGGTCACATCGGTTGGCACCCCCTAGTCCACACTGCCAGTAGCCCCTAAAGTTGTCTTCaaagccgaggacggaagctccatCCTCGGACTGATGTTTCCGGCCTATAGTCTTCGACTTGGCAGGCGAGTTCTCCTCTTAGTTGGCTTTCATTTAGATTCGAGATCCATTTTTTCTCCTCTTAGTTGGCTTTCATTTAGATTCGAGATCCCTTTTTAATCAAAGTAGTTCCCGAGCCTCCCCTTGAATGGACGGCCCGCCAACCACATGTTTCTTATGttaggaaacgtagtagaaaacaaaaaaaattgcacCTACGCACACCCAAGGTCAATAGGAAGATgcataattgttggaaatatgccccggaggcaataatattgtattattatatttccatattcatagttaagagtttatatttcatgttataactgctatgatcctggaatatgcgattgaGTGGGAAACTCATAAGCACATGCGAAATGATAAACGATAAACAATAGGTTCtcggtctcgcctctaagactggctcaagtgttgttggtgatcacgttttccggatcttaggatatcggtaagtgtaatgatagtcctaaaacaacattgagggtaatgacgttagaagaacaatcatattgaatcgacccaatacttGTCTGTTATACTATGTGATTATATCATTTGAAATCATCTATTATAACACgaagtgttagcatgtgttttagttcctctgACCATGAGAGTGTCTCAGGTCACTTCCTACCAGACGGTGGGCTTTGGGTTTGCTCAAACatcatctgtaacaaggtgatcataacgacaactttcaaGCACActagaaagtttgacaagtgactagacagctcgagagtgggatttgctcctccaacgatggagagatattcttagggccctctcggtgcgaCGGCATCCATCATCTTCTGGCCAGACAAAAATGACTTTGTCACAGGGATGCCAGAACAcgtcaacaagaaagaagaacaaaactggtaaCATGAGCAAcgatatagtgagcatggtgatggctcaagaggataccgatgcacaccgggttttgtaaagtatcacgaagcaaaaggaacatcacatgataagaaaaggttcactcgaatataatccgtgtaatcatagggaccgatatggatcTCCACGGTTCTGCTATCGATCGTTGAACGAAGGGGTTTCATTCATGTCTATGGTTTACCAAACCTATGGGGTCATgagcttaaggtaatcatgatctgctgagtgttagtgggacaggagtgatgagaatatatttgtggaattgtttcattaatatccggAATAGTTTCGAGAGGTTCTAGAAGCGTTTCGGGGTCGCTGAAAGGGTTTCGATGAATATCAGGTAATACCATGCATTACCGAttaattatatataggtggaaaatatttttggggatgttaaattatatatataatgctctaaaaatatttagaatattttatatttaatttaaatatcaatgggccttaaaaggccaagaggtggaaggcaacttgggccacaagggcccaaataggaaggcccccccccctttcctcatGGGggacaaattggactaggggagggagtcctactccctctccctaggCTGGCTCCCCAAGGGGGACTCCCCCCCCCTTGGTGgctgccctctccctcccctctaacctatatatacaaGAGGATTTCCACCATATGTatatacaagttttggagcctcctctagttgatctagttctagttcttGTTGGTCCTAATTGACTAATCAGAGCTAGCCCTAGCCACCtccaatcctcataattagaagcctcgtgtggttctaatctcctctctCTAATTCTCTGACAATGATTAGCTCTGCACagcgaagcgctgccggatcgtgaagaccgtacacttgcaaccaagtagagaggttgtgCTTTCGGTCATCCGTTCAAGGGGTCATTCGAGGGCGGTTCGTGGGATCGCCATCgacgttcgagggactccaagtatgatctaaACCAACTCGTCTACTTCCGCTGCACTCCTGGAGTCGGTAACGATCATTGAtcacaacccgttatgcatcttcatattgtttttGGGTGATCCTAgggcaatttttttgttttctacgtttcccaacagtggcatcatgagcggtTCTATGAGTAGATGTAGGTTGCGATCTAGATCACATGTGGATGTCAGGgtgatgttcttgctatgcttcctCGAGTGTTGCTTCGGTTCAGTTCATTGACGGCATGGTGTCATTTTTCACAAGGTTCTAACAATCAATCGGCTCTGGCTGCCGACGATCTGCTAACAGTTCCTTGGGCTTCACCATAGTCAAGAATAGTGAACCGTCGCGTACGCAAGAGGGTGATGAAGATGGATGATCTTCTAGGGGGTTCACACGTATTAGACGAAGTTTAGTGTGGGAGAACGagatttttaattaagtctcttctttcacacaccccgaaagttaatctagcaacaaggaTTATCACTTTAGGTGTGCACATAGCTAGCTAGGTTTATTTGGAAACCCTAGAAGCCACTTCATTAAAAATTTCCAAACCGATTAGAGGAGGTCTATCTTGGGTTTGCAGGGTTTGCATATGATGTGGCATATCCTTCGTCATGATAATGActttatgtatgagatggttatatgttgtaatgttaagtggcaTGCGTGTCACGACACACtggtacacgtcggtgctatacaaatagtTTTTAACCCCCTCTCCGCgaaggcatttggaaccgtcgccaagtaagtgtgggcgatagggggggggtccttcccacacgacccaaaaaccgtcgggggtaggccctcctggcacacaagctggAGCAAAAtaagctcgtgtgcgatcgggcgaggcatcgaaacccaattgtttccattcgtatgtacatcccacacggtgaatcccagaaaaacatttccattcatatgtatatcacacacgatCAATCCAAGGAGAACGTTTCCGTTctcatgtacatcccacacagtgaatccagggaaaacgtttatgttcgtatgtacttcccacacagtcaatccagggaaaatgtttccattcgtatgtacaccccacacagtcaatccaggaaaaacatttccgttcatatgtacataccacacaggtttatgtataggctcgtgtgtgatacgtgtaactatcacacacgctctgccttggttaaccgtttgcttttatcaactacatcacacacaatttgatgaagaaagctgtgtggcattgggctatccatcataagcgcttttacttctagaactgtttgcaaagttccatgacccatttagcaggtttattagtttataattaataattccagtattacgcaaattcacatttcatatcgaacagctatttgccaatttcatctcaggcacatagatatattttaacatcacagtacgatagctaccggaaaacaacacagtacaacatatagatagttcaacttcataagaacaatattagaacaatatattcatttctctAATCGAGATCATCTAggctcgccttatccacctctgctttcagtttagtaaaaacctgttttgcactggccaactgggaaagtgcctcctccttcgccaacaccatcttagcaaagtctgatttaaaaaaaatctgagctcattctccaccttcctctttttatcccgcatcttcaaatattcttcagcgctaacaacactttctctaagtctacctctgttctcttcctgatacatgctccagagctttgctaggcacatcttcaaagactgtggccactcttgatcaaccgacttcaagtaagaacacttctattcattctataatatttaaaactagatcagtaacaattgtagggaaaatgggtttatagcaacacagaaaatcaccaatacttattttgaaaaactgaagaaacatgttaattatgacatatcttctcaaaaatatcaatgtgcaaatgaattaattgctactgagacaacaaccaaattctgaaacatcagaagctataattaactacaacagcgctacaagttcttactcatgtactataaataacaaactgAACATTtaaagaggaaggtaaatataactgcaacagcatagcgatagTGTTTTGATGACAACAATTTGATACTAacagtgtgtacatgcacaaatttactaacatagaactaatagcactaaggcgtccattatgtcgcaccggtgccctgcactggcgagccgatgcagcggaaaaaaaactagggacccgaactccggagcacctagttgctttgATGCCCAGTTCCTTAGTGCAATAaaaatttagtattttactgcttggctgctcggatgtgtggacaagttggctccacaaactactgaagcggtgccaaataattttctaatggcaccgctgatgagatgacaacatttttagatactaggtacaaactatgacattgtcttaggatgcgtttggttgaaggtgtggtatgaatgggttgggaccgtgatagtgtctgaatcacatctaacaaatgatttgtaacaacgaaagagggtctaaccttctctacacatgctagaaacttcctcccactaccCACAGATTCAAACACAACTAGTTCACGCatagagattgatggtgacaatgagcagaCAGAACTTCAgctaccccgctccattcgttgcaactgatggtcctagggaactataagaggaagaaatgactcaaatcgaccatcGGGTAAAAATccctcattccaagtcatagcccgagagacagagagag contains:
- the LOC119276805 gene encoding uncharacterized protein LOC119276805, with amino-acid sequence MPSSTIRSISITVSDDDGATAPRRTRAGRRKVVRSLGQRAVRLVARWWPILLLLPAVALLLFEASRLRASPSPAPPVSSSLGRLDPTTRLVHGVREPCLKFLSPKSIENLVFHEGSGLNAVVKRIIYKTDDDDYDSHHSEANSTYLLQHAEATRFNLFTGFQTVPEREESFKVNETVSVHCGFYSDNGGFKISVGDVRYMRTCKVVVSTCAFGGGDDLYQPIGMVNSSIGKVCYVAFWDEVTLSTQEAEGKLTGENEMIGRWRIIVVKNLPFVDQRLNGKIPKMLTHRLFPEASYSIWVDSKYQFRRDPIGVLEALLWRTNSTFAISEHGARTNIYDEGKAIVQKHKATPEEVEVQLTQYRQDGMPDEKRLHGLKALAEASIIVRELTPLTNHFMCAWFNEVVRFTSRDQLSFPYVLWRLNMPGINMFPVCTRRDLVNSLGHTRKVKPLTQTNSDSSAA